GCAGGAAACCCTGTTCACGACGGTCAAGCTGGAGGACTTCGTCCCGGCAGATCACCCGTTGCGACCGATCCGGGTGCTGGTGAATGATGCGTTGAAACGGCTCAACGGGCTGTTCAGCGTCATCTACGCGGACACTGGCCGTGCCTCGATTGCACCTGAGAAGCTGATGCGAGCGCTGCTGTTGCAGGTGTTCTACTCGGTGCGCAGCGAGCGCATGCTGATGGAGCAGATGCGCTACAACCTGCTGTTCCGCTGGTTCGTCGGGCTGGCGATTGAGGACGCCGTGTGGGACCACTCGGTGTTCTCGAAGAACCGAGACCGGTTGCTGGAGCATGAAGTCGTGGAAGCGTTCTTCACCGAAGTCATGAGCCTGGCGGACAAACGGGGCTTGTTGTCGAGGGACCATTTCTCGGTGGACGGCACGCTGATTCAGGCGTGGGCCAGTCACAAGAGCTTCCGCCGCAAGGACGGCCCGGAGGATGGTCCGCCCGCCGGCGGTGGCCGCAACGCCGATACTGACTGGAGAGGCGAGCGACGTAGCAATGCCACGCACGAGTCGACTACTGATCCGGAGGCGCGATTGTTCAAGAAGAGCCACAAAAGCCCGGCCATCCTGTGCTACCACGGGCACATCCTGATGGAGAATCGCTCAGGGCTGGTGGTCGGTGCCGTGGTTAGTCACGCGGATGGTTTCGCCGAGCGGGCCAGCGCGTTGCGATTGCTCGATTGCGTGCCAGGCGCTCATGCGAAGACAGTCGGTGCCGACAAGGCGTATGACACCCGTGACTTCGTGAACGATTGCCGCGCTCGCAACGTGACACCGCATGTCGCGCGCAACGATGAGCGTTCGGGCGGCAGCGCAATCGACGGGCGCACTTCGCGGCATGCGGGCTACCGGACCAGTCAGATCATCCGCAAGCGTATCGAGGAGCACTTCGGCTGGGGTAAAACCGTCGGTCGGATCCGGCAGACGGTCTATCGCGGCATCCGGCGAGTCGACCAGCACTTCAAGCTGACGATGGTTGCGAGCAATCTGACCCGCATGGCGCGAATGCCAGGTGTGGTGCCGCAAGGAGCGACGCGATGAGCCGCCACGGCATGGCGAATGCACGGCGCGCCGCCTGCGCGCACGCGCATTGCCTACAAAAACCACCGTGCGAACCCGCAATTCAGCAGCACATCGCATTTGGAAGCCTCGTGAACACTGCTCCCGTCTTCATGACGGGGCGCTTTTCAACAGCCTGCTAGAGAAGCGCCTACGTTCCTCGCGTTGCAAAGCTGGCTCGGCGAATATGGACTCGCATTTCCCGATGGCTGCGTGCAATCCATCTCATTGCAGACCAATGAGGCGATGCTCGCGAGTTACCCGTTTCTTGCATTGATGCCATTGGCGGTTGCACGCAAGCGAGCGGGCCGCGCCGGGTTCGTTATCCTCGCGATGCCGGGTGCGAGCTTTCTGGAGACGGTGCAGTTGTTCTATAGCAGCGAGTCGGTGAATCCGGTGCTGCCAGTTGCGCTCGAATGTGTCGCTGCGGTGCAGGAGCGGTTGCGGCGGCCGGTGGTGGATTGAGGCGATTGCGGTTCGGCGCGATCAGGTATGCACTTTTGCTTTTGCGTTCGCATCGAGCATCTGCAGATGAAGCATTTCGGTCTCATCGTCCGCAGGGAACATGCATTCAATCCGTAGCTCCTGCGCGGCGATGGTTTGCGGCGTACCGACGCTGGTGACCATCGAGAAATACTTCATCTCGCGGCCGTCTTTGATGAAGCCCATCGGTATCACCGGCATGGATGCCGACGCGGCGTCGGCTTTTAACGCGTCTCCGGGTTGCAGCTTCGCTTCCACTTCGGGATAGGCACGCAACGCGTCCAGCAGTTCACGCGTTTTGTCATCGACCACTCGCCCGACCGACTCGCGATAGACACGCTGAATCAAACTGTCCGCTACCGTTTTCCAATCGGACACGAACGGCCGCATGCCCTCGGGATCGAAAATCAAATGCAGCATGTTGCGCGGCTCCTTGCGCGCCGCCATGTCGATAAAGCAATTGAAAAAGCGCGGCGCGGACTCGTTCGTCATCAGCACATTCCAGTAACGGTCCATGACGATCGCCGGAAACGGTTCATGCTGCCGCAGCATACGATCAAGCGCTTTCGTGACGCCGTGCATTTCCTGCGCATTCCACGCGTTGTCGGAATACATCGGCGCATAGCCGGCCGCCAGCAGCAGCGTGTTGCGTTCGCGCAAGGGAATATCCAGCGTCTGCGCGATATCCATCAGCATCTGCCGGCTCGGCACGCTGCGCCCGCTTTCGATAAAGCTGATATGACGCTGCGAAACGCCTGCATTGAAGGACAAATCCAACTGACTGATGCCGCGCATATCGCGCCAGTGACGCAACAACACGCCGAGATCGTTCGGCGGTGCTTTCTTGCTGGGGTTCGGAGGGTTCATCGTTCTCTTATCCGCAGGTCGATACAGAGGCGGTTTGGTGATCGGCATCTCGTGAGCAATCTTTCACGTTGACCGATCAACCGAACCTCGCCGGTCAGCATACTACGCGTCGCCAATCGGCTCGTTCCCGAGGAGACTCAGGCATGCCATGCGTGAACCTGGAACTGAGTTTCCAGCGGCGGCTGCGTAATACTGCCCACGTAGTTCGTGATGGTCGACGCCGCCGTGACCGCGAGCAGTTCGAGCACTTGATCGCGACGAAAGCCTGCTTCGAGAAACGCGCTCACGTCCTGATCGCCGAGATGGCCGCGCTTTTCAATTGCGGTCTTCGCCAGAGTCGAAAGCGCTGCATGCTGACGATCCGCAGGCGCACGGCCGGCGCGAATCGCTTCGACGTCGGCGGGCGTGAGCCCTTCATTCAGCGCCAGCGCCGTATGAAATGCAACCGCCCACGAACATGCGTTGGTCACCGCGTTCGTCAACAAAAGCGTCTGGATCTGCGCTTCGGAAAACGTGCCGGAATGCACCTTCTGAAACAGGTTGATAAACGCGCCGATCAGCACGGGCGATTCAGCCATCGCTCCCGCAATGTTCGGGATAAAGCCAAAAGTCTGCTGAAGCTGCTGCAACACGGGCCGCGATTGTTCCGGCGCGGAGTCAAGGGTATGAACTTGAAACGTCGACATGATGTGTCCTCGATGGTGAGCGCGGTTCAGGGTGAACGGCGCGACCACCGAAGATTAGGCGTGGACGAAACACTCGCCAATTACCTCCCATGTAATAGAAGTTCGATACGCTCGGTACAAGGGCACCCTCCGCGCTTTTCTGTTACAACATAAAAAGCATCTTCCTACTGACACAATCAAGGTGAGGCAATGAATCAGGAACAGTGGACCGCAATGGACGAGTTTTTGACGAGCCAACTCTTACCGCAGGACACCGCGCTAGACGCCGCATTGGAAGCAAGCACGCAAGCCGGCCTGCCGGCAATCAACGTCGCGCCCAATCAGGGCAAACTGCTCAACCTGCTGGCGAAGCTGCGTGGCGCCCGCCGCATTCTCGAAGTCGGCACGCTCGGCGGCTACAGCACGATCTGGCTTGCGAGAGCGCTGCCGGCCGACGGCCGCCTCGTCTCCCTCGAAGTGGACGCTGCCCACGCCCAGGTAGCGCGGGCCAACGTGGAACGCGCGGGATTGTCGAAGACCGTCTCGGTCGTGCTCGGCCCAGCGGCGCAGACACTCGAACAATTCGTGGCGGATTCGGCCGAACCGTTCGACATGATCTTTCTCGATGCGGACAAGCGGAGTTATCCGGAGTATCTGCGTCTGTCGTTGCAATTGAGCCGTCCCGGCACGCTGATCGTCGCCGATAACGTGATTCGCCGCGGACAAGTCGCGGATCACGCGAGCACTGATCCGGATGTTATCGGCCTGCACGCGTTCTTCAGGCAACTCGCAACGAATCCGCGCCTGGATTCGACGGCGGTGCAGACTGTCGGCGTAAAAGGCTGGGACGGATTTTCAATGACACTCGTCTCCAACTGAACTTAGTGGGAGTCCACGCCAATGAACAAACGCCAGTTCCTGACCCGCGCGGCCGTATTGAGCGCTACGGCCTCGCCCGCGTTCGCCACCAAACCTGCCCGTCACGAAGCCTGCAACGCGTCGCCGGTGGTGCTGACCATCACCGGTTCGATCAAGCGCCACAATCGCGGCGCACTCGATCCGGCGTTCGATCAATTGCTCGCGAAACATCAGGTGAAGTTCTCCGAGGCGTACGGGGTGGACTTTGCTTTGATCGCCAGCATGCCGGCCGTGACGATCAAGCCCACCACCGAATACGATTCCCACCAGCACGCATTGACCGGCCCGCTATTAACCGATGTACTCGAACACGTCGGCGCGCCGGGCGCGGGCAGCACGCAAATTCTGATGCACGCGGTAGACGGCTATGCCGTGATGACGACGCTCGACAAAGTGCGCGCCTACCGCTTCATCGTCGCAACCCAAATGGATGGCAAGCCGCTGCCCTTAGGTGGCGTCGGCCCACTCTGGGCCACCTACGACGCGGACAACATCGACGAACTGTCGAGCAAGCCGCTCAAAGATCGCTTCGAGTTGTCGCCGTGGGGGCTGTACCACTTGCAGGTGATCGAAGCGTAATGCTCAAAACAGGTGATGAATCCCGCTGAGGAACACTGTCTGCCGCCCGCCTGACGCTGCGCCAATGCCGATCGTATTCGCCACCGCGCCGCCGCCCGCGGTCTCGAACATCAGGTCGGCGTAAAGCTGGGTTGTCTTCGACAGCGAATAGACGTTAGCCACGGTGAATTGCGTCCAGCGATGTCCGGCGAGCGTCGCGGTCCACGCCCCCGCCGACACTTCTTCGGCGGGCGTCAACCGCAGATTCGCGCCGCCGTCCACGCTGCGAAAGTGTTCGACGCCGCCGGCCGACTCGATCCTCACGTCGGTGGCGAGCGCATGCACGGTCACGCGCTCGAACCGGTACGATCCGCCGATGCCCATATCGCGCACCTGTTTCGCGTTGAAGGTCGCACCCGGCGCAATCGTCTGGCCTTCGAACGACGTCAACCCGAGCCCAGTGGAAAGCGGCAGCAAGCGGTCGCGGTACTCGGAATAAACCGCCACCAGTTTGACCGGCCCGTTCGTATAGTTCGCACCAAAACTGATGGTGCGTCCATTGGTATTGCTTGCCGCCGCGCCGGCAAATCCATACATCGCACCGAGCGACAGTCCGTGATAATTCGCGCTCTTCCATTTCACGGTATTCGATAGTTGCACCGGCAACGTGCTGCCCAGACCGTCGAGATTGCCGGGATGGAACGCCGAGAAATCGCCAAGCAATTGCCCCGTCGAGAGCGAACCTAGCCACTCGAAATTCCAGTCCGTCTGACGGCCCAGCGTCATCGTGCCGAATACCGGATCGGCCAGACCCACATACGCCTGCCGATTGAAAAACGTACTGCTGCTGGCGGAAGCGCCTGTCGTCGTGACAAAACCGCTTTCGAGCCTGAATAGCACCGTGCGCCCCGCGCCGATATCCTCGACGCCCTGGAAGCCGAAGCGGTCCGCCTGTAACGTGCCCTGCTCGGCGATATAAGCCTTTGCGCCATGCAGATTGCTCACATAGCCGAGACCGGCGTCGAGACTGCCGTACAGCGTGACGCTGCTCTGCGCCTGCGCCGTTGAAGAAACGCCGAGCGCAGCCGAGCACGCGAACGCCGTCGCGTGAAAAGCGAATTTGGTTTTCATGAAGTGTGGGGTGAAGCGTTGGAAAGAGAAAGGCGAACTGCGAATTACGAACTACGAATGGCGAGGGCGTCGACGCCCGCTATCCGATGGGTTAGGTGGGTTGGATTTTTTCCACCGGCACAAGACGCCATGCGCCGAACACGAGATTGACCAAGATCGCCGTGAGCGTGCCCGCCGCCATGCCATTACCGAGAACGATCTGCACCGGCCCCGGGAACGACGCATACACGTTCGGCACCAGAGTCGGTATCAGCCCCACGACAAGCGCCGCCGCCAGCGTGTATTGATTGCCACGCGCATGCAGATCGACCTTGCCGAGCAGATTGATGCCCATCACGCCGATCATCGCGAACACGATCAGCGCCGTGCCGCCCACCACGGGCGCGGGAATCGCGTAAGCCAGGCGGCCCAGCGGCGCAAACAACGCGACCACCATCAACATAGCGCCGGCCGTCGCCGTAACGTAGCGCGAACGTACGCCCGTGGTCTGCACGACGCCGATATTCTCCGCGCTGGTGATGATGAGCGACGTGCCGAGCAACGAGCCAACTAACGACGCGAGCGCATCGCCGCGAATCGTCCGTGGCACATCGCGGCGCATGTCGATCGGCTTGCCGGTGATCTCGCCAACGGCCACCGTCTGCGCGGTCGCTTCGGCCATCGAGATGACGCTGAAAATCAGCATCGGCAGTGCTGCGAGTACGTCGAAGCGCGGCATGCCGAACGGCAGCAGCGCCGGCAGCGTGAACAGCGGCCCGTCCCACAGTCCGGCGGCGGGCATCAGCCCGACCGCCCAGCCGGCCAGCGTGCCGACCACGAGCCCCAGCAGCACGGCCAACCGTCCGACAGTGCCCTTGAACAACCGCGCCACCGCAATCGTCGCCACGATCGTGACCACCGCGAGACCGAGCGACAGCGGCCGCGCGAAGGCCGGCGTACCCGGCTGCCCGACCACGATCCCCGCATAGATCTTGATGAGGCTCACCGACACGAGCACCAGCATCGTGCCCACCACCACGCGCGGGAAAAATCGCAGGCAGCGCGCGAACACCGGCAATACGAGCCAGTAAAACAGGCTGGTCAGGATCGCCGCGCCGGCAGCGGTACGCAAATCCGTCTGCGTGGCGATCACTGCGAACAGCATGGCCGGCGCACCGCCCGGCACCATGACGAACGGCAGGCGCGCGCCGATCGGCCCCGCGCCCAGCGATTGCAGCAACGTGCCTGCACCGCACACGAAAAACGTCGCGCCGATCAGATGCACGGTCATGTCGCCCGGCAGCGACAACATTCTCGACACCAGAAAAACCGCCGTAACGGGCGAGGCCGCCATCGACAGAACATGCTGCAGGCCGAACAACACCAGTTGCCAGGCGGGCAACCGCGTGTCGACGCTATGTGTGGCTGGATCAGGATTCACGTAACCCCCGGGAGGCGAATCGCAACTAGGCGCAACAGCGCGCTCGACAGTCAAGCGCGCAACCACGGCAGTTGCTCGCGGCTATAGCGGAACGTCTGGAATACACTGTTCAACTGGCCGGGGCCCGTCTTGCGCGCGGCTTCGTCCGGGTACTCGCCGAACCAGGGAATCACGTATTCCCACACCACCTCGCCCGCCGGCGTCACTTCGAACAGACGCCCCGTGGCGGATTCGGTAATGTGCGTGTTGCCGTTGGCGAGACGCTGCGCATTGCCCATGAACGCGCTGTAAAACGCGTTGACCATGTCGTCCGCGTACGACCAGACCACCTCGCGAGCCGACGGATCGATCTCCAGCACGCGCGAGAACGCCACGTGCGCGCCAGCGCGGAAGTTGCCGTTGTCGAACGTGAGAATGTTGCCGTTGGCGAGCGCCACCGGTGCATGCTGATGCGACACGACGCTCGGCGGAATGTGCGTCGTGACACGCCCGCTTTCACGGTCCACGGCAATGATCCCCGACGTGGTGCGCAAGCTCATCAGCACCTCGCCCTTCGCGTTCACGCCGAGTCCGTTGACGAGCGGCCAGTGATAGCGTCCAAAGCCCGCCGCGATCGGAAAGTCCTTGGGGTTCAGATGTTCCGCTGCCTTCCATTCCCACACCAGTTCGCCGGCACGATTCACCTCGCGGATCACGTCCGCGTACATCGGCTCGTCGGGCCCGTGCGCGGTGCCGCCCGGCACGCGCTCCGCGAAACCGGCCGGCACCCGTTCGCAAGCGGTGTACAGCAGGTTGCCGTTCGGCAGCCACTGCGCGTCGTGATGATGCGCGGGATCTTCGTAGCGCCAGACCACCTCGCCTTGCGGCGTGACTTCATAGAAGTCGCCGCCGTGCCACATGGACCACGGCGCGTAGCGGTCTTCCGAGTCTGCATGGTTGCCGTTGTAGCCGAGATTGCCGTTCGGCAGAATCACCGCATGGCGACCAGGACGAACCGGCATCTGCCACTCGTGCACGATTTCGCCGCGAATGTCGACGAGATAAACGTGACCGCCCGCCGTCTGCGGCGCGATCAGCGTATACCCGCCGGCCGATTGTTGCGGGTCGTAGGCGATGAGACCGACGCCGCGGCGCCGCTGGGTAATTTGGTCGACAGTGGTGGTCACGATTCGCTCCGTTAAGATGATGGAGCAAAATCTAGGCTATTCGATCCGTCAGGAAAACATGATTGTTCCATACGGCCTGTACGGAAAAACTATACGGTGCAAATATGCGTCCAATATCGCAGACATTCCGCTGTTTCGACGAGGTAGTCAGGCGCGGTTCGATCCGCAAGGCGGCCGAATCGCTGCACCTGACCGCTGCCGCAGTGCACCAGCAAATCCTCAATCTTGAGGAGCAGGTCGGCTCGCCGTTGTTCGATCGCTTGCCGCGCGGCATGCAACTCACCACCGCCGGCGAAATCATCATTGCGGCAGTGCGGCGCGGCCAGCGCGATTTCGACAATGCTATGACCCAGGTCGAAGACTTACGCTCGTTGCGGCGCGGCCATATCAACCTGGCGGTGTCGCCCTCGTCCGCCGAACAGTTGGTGCCCGATGCGATCATGGCGGCCATGCAGAGCTATCCGGGCGTGACGTATAGCGTGCGGTCGGGCAATGGCGAAAGCATCCTGAAGTGGGTGGAAACCGGCGAGGCCGACATTGGTTATGGATTGCGCCGCAAACCGCCGCCCGGCGTCGTGGAAGTGCGCGCGTTTTCACAGCACCTCGGACTCGTTGCGCCGCTTGGGCATCCGCTGACCAAACTGAACAAGCGGCCGCGACTGCGCGACTGCCTCGACTATCCGCTCATTCTGATGACGCCCGATACCGAACTGCGCGCGATGGTGGATCAGATCGACCATCGCGAGAAACGCAAGGCGCGCCCGCTGGTGGAAACCAGTTCCGTATCGATGGTGCGCCGGCTCGTGGCGGACGGGGTGGGGATCGGCTTTCTGATCGCGGAGAATGTTGCGGAAGACGTGGCGCAACGCAAACTCGCGTGGTTGGCGCTAGCGGACGCCGGCGCCAGATCGTTCAGTTGTCTGTACCAACGCGCGGACTTGACCACCACGGTCGCGATGAGCATGTTCCTGCAGTTTCTCGGTCAGTCGATCGAGACGACTGAAAGCCGTTTTCATGCGAGTACGCCGACGCGCCGCAAACGCGTGGCAAAGGTTACATGACGGCGCGATTGCTTCGTTGTGAACGCGTCGTGAACGCGTTGTGGACGCTACGAGTTCGCTTTCCCATTCACGCTGTCAGTGCTGTTCTTCAACAGCCAAGTCGGCGCTGAATCGTGCAATGCACGCCTGCCGCACGCGATCGATCGGCATCGACCAATCCTCGTTCGGTGCGCGACGGAAGAGCCGCACGGTGTGCGGATACCACGGCGAATCGCTGCGCTCGTGCATCCAGCGCCAGTCGATATCTTTTTCCGGCAGCATCACCCAGCACGGCTTACCGAGCGACGCGGCCAGATGCGCGGTAGACGTGTCCACGCAAATCACCAGATCGAGCTGTTCGATGATCGCCGCGGTGTCCGCGAAATCGTTGATCTGTGAGCCAAGATGAAGCAACGGTTGCGAAGCGGGCGGGTTACGCGCTTCGTCTTCGCCCTGCCCTTTCTGCAGACTCACGAAGCTCAGGCCGGGCACGGTCCAGAGCGGCGCCAGCAACGAAAGCGAAGGAACCGAACGATTCGCGTCGTTATGGTGCGCCAAGTTGCCCTTCCAGACGAGACCGATCTTGCGGCCGGGCGGCAGCGCGTCCAGCGCCGGCTGCCATTGTTCGACCAACGCCGGTTCGGCGCTCAAACGCGTAGGACGCGGAATCGTATCGATCAGCGTACGCAGATGCAGCGGCGCGCTCATCAGGCTCGTCCAGCAGTCGTAACCGGACGCCCGCTTCAACGCCGTGTCATGGTCGACCAACGCATCGATTCCGTCGACGGAGGCCATCAACCGATGCAGCGCCGGCATGCACGCGAACTCGATCCGCCTGGCCCCTTGCGCCTTCAGCAACGCGAAATAGCGGCTGAACTGAATCATGTCGCCGAGGCCGTCTTCCTGCCAGACCAGCAGCGTTTTATCGGCCAGCGTCTCGCCGCCCCACTGCGGACAACCCAGCATGTCGCGCGTCTTGTAATGGACGAAACCCGGCTGAAAATAGCGGTATTCGTAAAGCTGCCAACCTTCTTCGAAACGCCCCATGCTGAGCAGCAACACAGCGAGGCCGAACTTTGCGTCGCCGTAAGCGGGACTCAGCGCAAGCGCTCGGCGATAAGCGCTTTCGGCTTCCGTCAGCCGCCCGAGTTGCGCCGCTGTCGCGCCGAGGTTGTAGTGCGCCTCGGACAGATCGGGACACAACGCCAACGCCTGCGTAAAGGCCTCGATCGCCTCGGGCAGACGGTCGAGCAAACGCAGCACGCAGCCCAGATTGTTGTGCGCCTGCACGATGTCCGGCCGCCAGCGAAGCGCCTCGCGATACGCGCGCTCGGCGTCGCCGAAACGTTCGAGTTTGGCCAGCACGATACCGAGGTTGTAGTGCGCCTCGGCGTAATCAGGACGGCAGGCGATCGCGCCGCGATAGGCCGCTTCGGCTTCGGGCAAACGCGTGAATTCGGTCAGCACTGCGCCGAGGTTCAGATGCGCCTCGGGGTAATCCGGGCGCATCGCGAGCGCGAGCCGGCAGGCCAGTTCGGACTCTTCCAGCCGGTTCGTCGCCTTCAGCACGCCGGCGAGATTATTCAGCGCCTCCGGATACTGCGGCCGGATCGTCAGCGCCTGACGATAAGCGGCGTCCGCTTCAAGCAGACGGCCAAGGTCCATCAACACATTGCCGAGGTTGTTGTGCGATTCGGCGTGCTCAGGCAGTCCCCGTAGCGCCGCGCGATACGCCGCTTCGGCTTCGGGCAGACGGCGCAATTCGTGCAGCACCATCGCGCGGTTGTAGTAGGCCTCCGAATAATCCGGACGGATTTCAATTGCCTGACGGTACGACGCCTCCGACTCTTCCTTGTAACCGAGTCCGTAGAGCACGATGCCGAGATTGTGGTGGGCGTCGGCCCGGTCCGGCCGCAGAACGATCAGTTGCCGGTACATCGCCTTGGCCGCCGACAGCCGCCCAAGCGACTTATGCAGCATGCCGAGGCTGTCGTACACCTCGACGTAGCCGGGTTTGATCTGCAGACACTGGCGCCAGTAGTCTTCCGCGTCATCGAGCTTACGCAGCGCGAACGAACAGGCGCCGGCGATATTCAACGCGTCGGCGCGTGCGTCGTCGGATATCGTTGCGCCTTCAAGGAGCGGCGCAAGCATCGGCGCGACCCGCTGCAAGGCGTCGGCGAACTGTCCGGTCGAACATAGCGCGACGGCCTGCTGGTTGAGGTCGGTGATCGAGGAGTCGCTCGTCTGCGTCGTGGTCATGAGTGGTGGTGCATGGAGGCCGGCGCTGCGCCGGCCAGGTCGATCGTTGGTTCCGTGCCGCGACAAAGCGCCGCGCCGGACGGAATGCGCAACATGTACCACGCAGCTTAAGCGAATCGGCGCGCGGGTAACGACGGGAAATGAACGGTGTTCGGCCCTCTAATCCCTCGCTATAACCAGGATCACGCGAGAAAAGTTCGCGCCTCAGTGCTAGAATCGCCCCGCTTTTACTTTCAATCTCATGACTCTACGCGCCCACAACCGCATGACCGCCTGGCTTGGCCTCATCGCCATGTGTCTGGTCGTGTTCGCGCCGCTCGTGAGTCAACTGCTGGTGTCGAACCGCGCGGGCGAGCCCATCGCCGCGCTCTGCTCGGCGCTTCAGCCGCGCGGACTGGGCGAGCTCAGCCAATCCGTCATCGCCACGCCGGCACCGGTTCAATTGAGCCATAACGACGCGTTCGGCGCCTGCGGCTACTGCCATCTGCTCGAACACCACGTCGCCATGCCGACGGTCGCCGCCGTCGAGCCGCAAGCGTCGCTCACGCTCGCCGGCACCGCTGCGCCCACACTCTCCACCCGCTTCACGCCGCTCGGCGCGTTTCCGTCCGGACGCCCCCGCGCCCCACCTGCCGTTTCCTGATCACTGCCGGTCCTGATCGCGCATTCGTCGCGCCCGTATAGGGCGCGCGCGGTCGTCTGTTCAATGCATCAAGGAAACGTTCATGTTCAACTTCGCCCCGCGAAGCCTGTCCGCT
This genomic stretch from Paraburkholderia bryophila harbors:
- a CDS encoding IS5 family transposase encodes the protein MRGMDEMQETLFTTVKLEDFVPADHPLRPIRVLVNDALKRLNGLFSVIYADTGRASIAPEKLMRALLLQVFYSVRSERMLMEQMRYNLLFRWFVGLAIEDAVWDHSVFSKNRDRLLEHEVVEAFFTEVMSLADKRGLLSRDHFSVDGTLIQAWASHKSFRRKDGPEDGPPAGGGRNADTDWRGERRSNATHESTTDPEARLFKKSHKSPAILCYHGHILMENRSGLVVGAVVSHADGFAERASALRLLDCVPGAHAKTVGADKAYDTRDFVNDCRARNVTPHVARNDERSGGSAIDGRTSRHAGYRTSQIIRKRIEEHFGWGKTVGRIRQTVYRGIRRVDQHFKLTMVASNLTRMARMPGVVPQGATR
- a CDS encoding helix-turn-helix domain-containing protein — encoded protein: MNPPNPSKKAPPNDLGVLLRHWRDMRGISQLDLSFNAGVSQRHISFIESGRSVPSRQMLMDIAQTLDIPLRERNTLLLAAGYAPMYSDNAWNAQEMHGVTKALDRMLRQHEPFPAIVMDRYWNVLMTNESAPRFFNCFIDMAARKEPRNMLHLIFDPEGMRPFVSDWKTVADSLIQRVYRESVGRVVDDKTRELLDALRAYPEVEAKLQPGDALKADAASASMPVIPMGFIKDGREMKYFSMVTSVGTPQTIAAQELRIECMFPADDETEMLHLQMLDANAKAKVHT
- a CDS encoding carboxymuconolactone decarboxylase family protein, which translates into the protein MSTFQVHTLDSAPEQSRPVLQQLQQTFGFIPNIAGAMAESPVLIGAFINLFQKVHSGTFSEAQIQTLLLTNAVTNACSWAVAFHTALALNEGLTPADVEAIRAGRAPADRQHAALSTLAKTAIEKRGHLGDQDVSAFLEAGFRRDQVLELLAVTAASTITNYVGSITQPPLETQFQVHAWHA
- a CDS encoding O-methyltransferase, whose product is MNQEQWTAMDEFLTSQLLPQDTALDAALEASTQAGLPAINVAPNQGKLLNLLAKLRGARRILEVGTLGGYSTIWLARALPADGRLVSLEVDAAHAQVARANVERAGLSKTVSVVLGPAAQTLEQFVADSAEPFDMIFLDADKRSYPEYLRLSLQLSRPGTLIVADNVIRRGQVADHASTDPDVIGLHAFFRQLATNPRLDSTAVQTVGVKGWDGFSMTLVSN
- a CDS encoding molybdopterin-dependent oxidoreductase, with product MNKRQFLTRAAVLSATASPAFATKPARHEACNASPVVLTITGSIKRHNRGALDPAFDQLLAKHQVKFSEAYGVDFALIASMPAVTIKPTTEYDSHQHALTGPLLTDVLEHVGAPGAGSTQILMHAVDGYAVMTTLDKVRAYRFIVATQMDGKPLPLGGVGPLWATYDADNIDELSSKPLKDRFELSPWGLYHLQVIEA
- a CDS encoding porin — protein: MKTKFAFHATAFACSAALGVSSTAQAQSSVTLYGSLDAGLGYVSNLHGAKAYIAEQGTLQADRFGFQGVEDIGAGRTVLFRLESGFVTTTGASASSSTFFNRQAYVGLADPVFGTMTLGRQTDWNFEWLGSLSTGQLLGDFSAFHPGNLDGLGSTLPVQLSNTVKWKSANYHGLSLGAMYGFAGAAASNTNGRTISFGANYTNGPVKLVAVYSEYRDRLLPLSTGLGLTSFEGQTIAPGATFNAKQVRDMGIGGSYRFERVTVHALATDVRIESAGGVEHFRSVDGGANLRLTPAEEVSAGAWTATLAGHRWTQFTVANVYSLSKTTQLYADLMFETAGGGAVANTIGIGAASGGRQTVFLSGIHHLF
- a CDS encoding uracil-xanthine permease family protein, producing MNPDPATHSVDTRLPAWQLVLFGLQHVLSMAASPVTAVFLVSRMLSLPGDMTVHLIGATFFVCGAGTLLQSLGAGPIGARLPFVMVPGGAPAMLFAVIATQTDLRTAAGAAILTSLFYWLVLPVFARCLRFFPRVVVGTMLVLVSVSLIKIYAGIVVGQPGTPAFARPLSLGLAVVTIVATIAVARLFKGTVGRLAVLLGLVVGTLAGWAVGLMPAAGLWDGPLFTLPALLPFGMPRFDVLAALPMLIFSVISMAEATAQTVAVGEITGKPIDMRRDVPRTIRGDALASLVGSLLGTSLIITSAENIGVVQTTGVRSRYVTATAGAMLMVVALFAPLGRLAYAIPAPVVGGTALIVFAMIGVMGINLLGKVDLHARGNQYTLAAALVVGLIPTLVPNVYASFPGPVQIVLGNGMAAGTLTAILVNLVFGAWRLVPVEKIQPT
- a CDS encoding aryl-sulfate sulfotransferase, with the protein product MTTTVDQITQRRRGVGLIAYDPQQSAGGYTLIAPQTAGGHVYLVDIRGEIVHEWQMPVRPGRHAVILPNGNLGYNGNHADSEDRYAPWSMWHGGDFYEVTPQGEVVWRYEDPAHHHDAQWLPNGNLLYTACERVPAGFAERVPGGTAHGPDEPMYADVIREVNRAGELVWEWKAAEHLNPKDFPIAAGFGRYHWPLVNGLGVNAKGEVLMSLRTTSGIIAVDRESGRVTTHIPPSVVSHQHAPVALANGNILTFDNGNFRAGAHVAFSRVLEIDPSAREVVWSYADDMVNAFYSAFMGNAQRLANGNTHITESATGRLFEVTPAGEVVWEYVIPWFGEYPDEAARKTGPGQLNSVFQTFRYSREQLPWLRA
- a CDS encoding LysR family transcriptional regulator; the encoded protein is MRPISQTFRCFDEVVRRGSIRKAAESLHLTAAAVHQQILNLEEQVGSPLFDRLPRGMQLTTAGEIIIAAVRRGQRDFDNAMTQVEDLRSLRRGHINLAVSPSSAEQLVPDAIMAAMQSYPGVTYSVRSGNGESILKWVETGEADIGYGLRRKPPPGVVEVRAFSQHLGLVAPLGHPLTKLNKRPRLRDCLDYPLILMTPDTELRAMVDQIDHREKRKARPLVETSSVSMVRRLVADGVGIGFLIAENVAEDVAQRKLAWLALADAGARSFSCLYQRADLTTTVAMSMFLQFLGQSIETTESRFHASTPTRRKRVAKVT